The following coding sequences lie in one Candidatus Nitrospira allomarina genomic window:
- a CDS encoding PASTA domain-containing protein gives MIYLWLLVLVSLVFLNFIFPATARAIEVPNVIGNPQATAESEIVNVGLTVGVVTAVIDGGVPLGHVVNQDPAGGINVVPGTPVDLVISGVAVPNVVGLAQAAAQTTITNADLTVGTVTSANSATVPIGNVISQNPAAGTNVFQGNAVAFVVSLGIAVPNVVGLPQGTAQSAITSANLAVGTVTSANSATVPIGNVISQNPAAGTNVGAGSTVALLVSLGASVPDVVGFTQGNAQTAITNAGLTVGTVTSANSATVPIGLVISQNPVAGGNVEPGSAVAFVVSLGTAVPNVVGLTQSAAQTAITNAGLTVGAITTASHPSVPTGNVISQNPGAGSNVAPGSAVNLVVSTGPAVPNVVGLTQSAAQTAISNAGLTVGTVTSANSQSVPIGRVISQTPAPGTSITAGSAVNIVVSLGTAVPNVVGLAQAAAQTAITNVGLTVGAVTTAASATVSAGNVISQNPGAGSNVAPGSAVALVVSLGPVVPNVVGLTQAAAQSAITTAGLTVGTVTSANSKSVPIGRVISQTPASGTSVTADSAVNIVVSLGAAVPNVVGLTQAAAQSAITTAGLTVGTVTTATSPTVAIGAVISQNPTAGNNVAPGSAVALVLSLGAQVPDVVGLTQSVAQTALITAGLTVGTVTAVFSDTVPLGTVISQNPTAGTKVDPGSGVALEISSGPPAFLMGVQNDPKTGPLVNSLYRLRTDGVVTKIGDLTHRTHGLAFVGSNLYSVEELTLAQQAGTPPKMYRLNPDTGATLETISLSLSTSESLEGGRGLAMEPGTNQLWGLLVVTSEVNNARRLVTINPTTGLATQKAKLFGNFMDLAFDAAGTLYAITDNRPVSGGGVAPARIYTVNKTTGATTEFLNVSAGAVAGQPNFRESETIGVGTSSNLLYHLSGQHKVTSGFTKNILFETINLNNKARTPISITGPDFFVTTALTLVPPMSPKLPALADLDASGTTDLVWRNTTDGSTAIWLMNGSRIAASGFPGGVPLSWQIAGVGDLNGDGKADVIWRKATGTLAVWLMNGVSVTSVGFPGSTSTAFEIAGVGDVNGDGKADLVWRNQTDGSTAIWLMNGTTIASSGFPGGLSLAWQIAGVGDVNGDGKADIIWRNTTGTVAVWLMNGLTITGVGFPGSASTAFEIAGVGDVNGDGKADLVWRNQSDGSTAIWLMNGTTIASPGFPGGVPLAWKISQVGDVNGDGKADVIWRNDPSGTVAVWLMNGLSISAVGFPGSASSVWEIQ, from the coding sequence TTGATCTATCTGTGGCTGCTGGTTCTCGTAAGCCTCGTTTTCCTCAACTTTATCTTTCCAGCAACAGCAAGAGCCATAGAAGTTCCAAATGTTATCGGGAACCCCCAGGCTACAGCAGAATCAGAAATTGTAAACGTCGGTCTTACTGTGGGAGTTGTGACGGCGGTCATTGATGGTGGTGTGCCTCTTGGCCACGTCGTCAACCAAGATCCGGCAGGTGGGATCAATGTGGTACCGGGCACTCCGGTGGACCTCGTGATTTCTGGTGTGGCGGTGCCGAATGTGGTGGGATTGGCACAGGCGGCGGCCCAAACCACCATTACCAATGCGGATCTCACGGTGGGGACCGTAACGTCCGCGAATAGTGCGACCGTGCCTATTGGAAACGTCATCAGTCAGAATCCGGCGGCGGGGACCAATGTTTTTCAGGGTAATGCGGTGGCCTTCGTGGTCTCTCTGGGTATCGCGGTGCCAAATGTCGTGGGGTTGCCCCAAGGCACGGCGCAATCGGCGATTACCAGTGCCAACCTTGCGGTAGGGACGGTGACGTCCGCGAATAGTGCGACCGTGCCTATTGGAAACGTCATCAGTCAGAATCCGGCGGCGGGGACAAATGTAGGGGCGGGCAGTACCGTAGCCTTATTGGTGTCTCTGGGCGCGTCGGTGCCGGATGTCGTGGGGTTCACGCAGGGCAATGCCCAAACCGCCATTACCAATGCGGGTCTCACGGTGGGGACCGTAACGTCCGCAAATAGTGCGACCGTGCCTATTGGGCTCGTCATCAGTCAGAACCCCGTGGCAGGGGGCAATGTGGAGCCGGGGAGTGCCGTGGCTTTCGTGGTGTCCCTGGGAACCGCGGTGCCGAATGTGGTGGGCTTGACCCAGTCGGCTGCCCAAACGGCGATTACCAATGCCGGTTTGACGGTAGGGGCCATCACGACAGCCAGTCATCCATCGGTACCGACTGGGAATGTCATCAGTCAGAATCCAGGGGCCGGGAGCAATGTCGCGCCAGGCAGTGCGGTGAACCTGGTGGTGTCGACGGGGCCGGCAGTGCCCAATGTGGTGGGCTTGACACAGTCGGCTGCGCAAACGGCGATTTCCAATGCCGGCCTGACAGTGGGCACGGTGACCTCGGCAAATAGCCAGTCGGTGCCCATCGGGAGGGTCATTAGTCAAACTCCCGCACCAGGCACGAGTATTACAGCGGGCAGTGCGGTGAACATTGTCGTTTCCCTGGGTACTGCGGTGCCGAATGTCGTGGGCTTGGCGCAAGCTGCCGCCCAGACGGCAATTACGAATGTCGGATTAACAGTGGGGGCGGTGACGACTGCCGCCAGTGCGACAGTCTCCGCAGGAAATGTCATCAGTCAGAATCCAGGGGCCGGGAGCAATGTGGCACCAGGTAGTGCCGTGGCGTTGGTGGTGTCGCTGGGGCCGGTGGTGCCGAATGTGGTCGGTTTAACTCAGGCGGCGGCGCAATCGGCGATTACTACGGCTGGTTTGACAGTGGGCACGGTAACCTCGGCAAATAGTAAGTCGGTGCCCATTGGGAGAGTGATCAGCCAAACTCCTGCGTCAGGCACGAGCGTAACGGCGGACAGTGCAGTGAATATTGTCGTCTCCCTGGGCGCCGCAGTGCCGAATGTGGTCGGTTTAACTCAGGCGGCGGCGCAATCCGCGATTACCACGGCGGGTTTGACGGTGGGGACAGTGACGACTGCCACGAGTCCAACCGTGGCGATTGGCGCGGTCATCAGTCAAAATCCGACAGCAGGAAATAATGTGGCGCCTGGGAGTGCGGTGGCCCTGGTGTTATCGCTAGGGGCTCAGGTACCCGATGTCGTGGGCTTGACGCAGAGTGTTGCTCAAACGGCTTTGATCACGGCGGGCCTTACCGTAGGGACGGTGACGGCGGTTTTTAGCGACACCGTTCCTCTCGGAACCGTGATTAGTCAAAATCCCACGGCGGGGACGAAGGTGGATCCGGGCAGTGGGGTGGCTCTGGAGATTTCCTCCGGACCGCCGGCTTTTCTCATGGGGGTGCAAAATGATCCCAAGACCGGGCCGCTGGTGAATAGCCTCTACCGGCTTCGCACCGATGGTGTGGTGACCAAAATTGGAGATCTCACGCATCGCACCCATGGCTTGGCCTTTGTCGGGTCCAATCTGTATTCCGTGGAAGAGCTGACGCTTGCGCAACAGGCTGGGACCCCCCCGAAGATGTATCGGCTCAATCCGGATACCGGGGCCACGCTGGAAACAATCTCCCTATCATTATCCACGAGTGAATCCTTAGAGGGCGGACGAGGGTTGGCTATGGAGCCTGGGACCAATCAGTTGTGGGGGTTGCTCGTGGTAACGTCCGAAGTGAACAATGCCCGCCGGTTAGTGACCATTAATCCGACAACGGGCCTGGCCACCCAAAAAGCCAAATTGTTTGGAAACTTTATGGATCTGGCCTTTGATGCCGCCGGGACGCTTTACGCGATCACGGATAACCGACCGGTTTCCGGCGGAGGGGTGGCTCCGGCCCGAATTTATACGGTGAATAAGACGACGGGGGCCACGACGGAATTTCTGAATGTCTCGGCCGGGGCCGTAGCGGGACAACCGAACTTTCGAGAAAGTGAAACGATTGGGGTGGGGACTTCATCTAATCTGCTGTATCATCTTTCCGGGCAGCATAAGGTGACGTCAGGATTTACTAAAAATATTCTGTTTGAAACGATCAATCTGAACAATAAAGCCAGAACGCCAATTTCGATCACGGGCCCGGACTTTTTTGTGACGACAGCCTTGACGTTGGTGCCACCCATGAGTCCAAAGCTTCCGGCCTTGGCGGATCTGGATGCGTCCGGTACAACCGACCTGGTTTGGCGGAATACGACTGATGGCAGCACTGCGATCTGGTTGATGAACGGATCGAGAATCGCGGCCTCCGGTTTTCCAGGCGGGGTGCCGCTGTCTTGGCAGATCGCGGGTGTAGGCGATCTGAACGGCGATGGCAAAGCGGATGTCATTTGGCGGAAGGCTACCGGCACGTTGGCCGTGTGGTTAATGAACGGGGTTTCAGTGACATCCGTGGGCTTTCCCGGAAGTACATCAACGGCGTTTGAGATTGCCGGCGTGGGCGATGTGAATGGGGATGGCAAAGCCGACCTGGTTTGGCGCAACCAGACCGATGGTAGCACCGCGATCTGGCTGATGAATGGGACCACCATTGCTTCTTCCGGGTTTCCTGGCGGATTGTCTTTGGCCTGGCAAATTGCGGGGGTGGGCGATGTGAATGGGGATGGCAAAGCCGATATCATCTGGCGCAATACCACCGGGACCGTAGCCGTCTGGCTGATGAACGGGTTAACTATCACGGGGGTCGGCTTTCCCGGTAGTGCATCGACGGCATTTGAGATTGCGGGCGTGGGCGATGTGAATGGGGATGGCAAAGCCGATCTGGTCTGGCGCAATCAGAGCGATGGCAGCACGGCCATCTGGTTAATGAATGGGACCACGATTGCTTCCCCCGGTTTTCCTGGGGGGGTACCCTTAGCGTGGAAAATTTCTCAAGTCGGTGATGTGAATGGGGATGGCAAGGCGGATGTCATTTGGCGCAATGACCCGAGTGGAACAGTGGCCGTCTGGCTGATGAACGGATTGTCAATTTCGGCCGTGGGATTCCCCGGTTCGGCTTCCTCAGTCTGGGAGATTCAGTAG
- a CDS encoding PASTA domain-containing protein — MNLVVSTGPAPVTVPNVVGSTQAAAEAAVTKPGLKVGTITNSSHASVAAGRVISQTPGAGASVAAGSAVNLVVSTGPAPVTVPNVVGSTQAAAEAAVTKAGLKVGTVTNSSHASVAAGRVISQTPGAGASVAAGSAVNLVVSTGPAVPNVVGLTQAAAQTAITRAGLRLGTVTSTNSQTVSSGRVISQTPQPGSKVAAGSAVNLVVSLGAAVPNVEGLTQAAAQTAITSAGLKVGTVTTVNSAIVDIGAVISQTPSAGDNVAPGSAVDLIVSLGAAVPNVVGLSQNNAQKTLAAAGLTVGIVTTTISATVPIGDVIGQKPGAGTNVAPGSSVALVISSGPPVFLMGVQNDPRTGPLVNSLYRLRTDGVVTKIGDLTHRTHGLAFVGTTLYSVEELSLSPQSGAPPSLYRLNPESGASLGRIPLSLSTGELLEGGRGLATEPGTNLLWGLLVVTSEVNSARRLVTINPTTGVATQKAKLFGNFMDLAFDASGTLYAITDNRTVPGGATVFPARIYTVNKSTGATTEFLDVSAGAVAGQPNFRESETIGMGSSSDLLYHLSGQHKVTPGFTKNILFETIHRTTKARRAMALTGPDFFVTTALTMVPPKSPPALGDLDASGTTDLIWRNQSDGSTAIWLMNGTTIAASGFPGGVPRIWQIAGVGDVNGDGKADVIWRNTSGTVAVWLMNGVAVTAVGFPGSTSTAFEIAGVGDVNGDGNADLVWRNITDGSTAIWLMNGTTIAASGFPGGVPLAWKIEGVGDVNGDGRADVIWRNGTTGGVAMWLMNGLSVTDVGFVGVAPTTFEIAGVGDVNGDGKTDLIWRNQSNGSTAIWLMNGTTITTAGFPGGVPVAWQISQVGDVNGDGNADVIWRNDKSAIVAIWLMNGLSISTVGFPGSAPSDWEIQ, encoded by the coding sequence GTGAACCTGGTGGTGTCGACGGGCCCGGCGCCGGTGACCGTCCCGAATGTGGTGGGGAGCACGCAGGCCGCGGCGGAGGCTGCGGTCACCAAGCCGGGCCTGAAGGTCGGGACCATCACGAACAGCAGTCATGCCTCGGTGGCTGCGGGGCGGGTCATCAGTCAAACGCCGGGGGCCGGGGCGAGTGTAGCGGCGGGCAGCGCGGTGAACCTGGTGGTGTCGACGGGCCCGGCGCCGGTGACCGTCCCGAATGTGGTGGGGAGCACGCAGGCCGCGGCGGAGGCTGCGGTCACCAAGGCGGGCCTGAAGGTCGGGACCGTTACGAACAGCAGTCATGCCTCGGTGGCTGCGGGGCGGGTCATCAGTCAAACGCCGGGGGCCGGGGCGAGTGTGGCGGCGGGCAGCGCGGTGAACCTGGTGGTGTCGACGGGCCCGGCGGTGCCGAATGTCGTAGGCCTAACCCAGGCCGCGGCGCAAACTGCAATTACCAGAGCAGGATTGAGGTTGGGCACAGTGACCTCAACCAACAGTCAGACAGTCTCCAGTGGCAGAGTTATTAGTCAAACTCCCCAGCCAGGAAGCAAGGTGGCGGCCGGCAGTGCGGTGAACCTGGTCGTATCCCTTGGAGCCGCAGTGCCGAATGTGGAGGGCTTGACGCAGGCCGCGGCGCAAACCGCCATTACCAGTGCGGGTTTGAAGGTGGGGACCGTAACGACAGTGAATAGTGCGATCGTGGACATTGGTGCGGTCATCAGTCAAACCCCGTCAGCCGGGGACAATGTGGCTCCGGGCAGTGCAGTGGACCTGATCGTATCTCTTGGAGCCGCAGTGCCGAATGTCGTGGGCTTGTCGCAGAACAATGCTCAAAAGACCTTGGCCGCGGCCGGTCTGACAGTGGGGATAGTGACGACAACCATTAGTGCCACGGTGCCAATTGGCGACGTTATTGGTCAAAAACCGGGCGCAGGGACCAATGTGGCTCCGGGCAGTTCAGTGGCCTTGGTTATTTCGTCAGGACCACCCGTTTTTCTGATGGGGGTACAAAATGATCCCAGGACCGGGCCTCTGGTGAATAGCCTCTACCGCCTTCGCACCGATGGGGTCGTAACTAAAATTGGAGATCTGACGCATCGCACACATGGCTTAGCCTTTGTCGGGACCACGTTGTATTCCGTCGAGGAACTTTCTCTTTCTCCGCAATCTGGAGCCCCGCCGAGTTTGTATCGGCTGAATCCGGAAAGCGGGGCCTCACTGGGCAGGATCCCCTTGTCGTTATCCACGGGAGAATTGTTAGAAGGCGGGCGAGGGTTGGCCACGGAACCCGGGACAAATTTGCTCTGGGGGTTGCTTGTGGTGACGTCCGAAGTCAACAGTGCCCGGCGGTTAGTCACGATTAATCCGACGACAGGAGTGGCTACTCAAAAGGCCAAACTGTTTGGAAACTTTATGGACCTGGCCTTTGATGCATCCGGGACGCTTTATGCGATCACGGACAACCGAACGGTGCCTGGGGGGGCGACGGTATTTCCGGCCAGGATTTATACGGTGAATAAGTCGACAGGAGCCACGACGGAATTTCTGGATGTCTCGGCTGGTGCCGTGGCGGGACAACCGAATTTTCGAGAAAGTGAAACGATTGGGATGGGGTCTTCTTCCGACCTATTGTATCATCTCTCCGGTCAGCATAAGGTAACCCCAGGATTTACCAAGAACATCCTGTTTGAAACGATTCATCGGACCACAAAAGCCAGAAGGGCGATGGCCCTCACAGGCCCCGATTTTTTTGTAACCACGGCCTTGACCATGGTGCCACCTAAGAGTCCTCCGGCATTGGGAGATCTGGATGCGTCGGGCACGACTGATCTCATCTGGCGCAACCAGAGTGATGGTAGTACCGCGATTTGGTTGATGAATGGAACGACAATCGCCGCCTCCGGCTTCCCGGGCGGGGTGCCGAGGATTTGGCAGATTGCGGGCGTAGGCGATGTGAATGGCGATGGCAAGGCGGATGTCATCTGGCGCAATACCAGCGGCACGGTGGCCGTGTGGCTGATGAACGGGGTGGCGGTCACGGCCGTGGGCTTTCCTGGAAGCACGTCGACGGCGTTTGAGATTGCCGGGGTGGGCGATGTGAACGGCGATGGTAATGCCGACCTGGTCTGGCGTAACATCACTGATGGCAGCACCGCAATTTGGTTGATGAACGGGACCACCATTGCCGCCTCCGGTTTTCCGGGCGGAGTGCCCCTTGCCTGGAAAATCGAGGGTGTGGGCGATGTCAATGGGGATGGTAGAGCAGATGTCATTTGGCGCAATGGCACTACTGGAGGAGTGGCTATGTGGCTGATGAACGGGTTGTCGGTGACCGACGTAGGTTTTGTCGGAGTTGCCCCAACCACTTTTGAGATTGCCGGGGTGGGCGATGTGAACGGCGATGGAAAGACGGACTTAATCTGGCGCAATCAGAGTAATGGCAGTACCGCGATTTGGTTAATGAATGGAACCACCATTACGACGGCCGGCTTTCCGGGGGGCGTGCCCGTCGCGTGGCAAATTTCTCAAGTCGGCGACGTGAACGGAGATGGTAATGCCGATGTCATCTGGCGCAATGATAAAAGTGCCATAGTGGCGATCTGGTTGATGAATGGATTATCAATCTCGACCGTCGGTTTCCCGGGTTCCGCCCCCTCCGATTGGGAAATTCAGTAG
- a CDS encoding PASTA domain-containing protein: protein MNAADQQLNDVRKLKRSECHGWLIHLFQVMVVVGMLVPTFALPTVWAEDVPDVVGLSQGAAESAITGAGLTVGSITFANHASVPSGSVISQTPGGGASVAAGSAVNLVVSTGPAPMTVPNVVGNTQAAAESAIVGAGLVVGSITSANHASVPSGSVISQTPGGGANVAAGSAVNLVVSTGPAPVTVPNVVGNTQAAAESAIVGAGLVVGSITSANHASVPSGSVISQTPGGGASVAAGSAVNLVVSTGPAPVTVPNVVGSTQAAAESAIVGAGLVVGSITSANHASVPSGSVISQTPGGGASVAAGSAVNLVVSTGPAPVTVPNVVGNTQAAAESAIVGAGLVVGSITSANHASVPSGSVISQTPGGGASVAAGSAVNLVVSTGPAPVTVPNVVGSTQAAAEAAVTKAGLKVGTITNSSHASVAAGRVISQTPGGGASVAAGSAVNLVVSTGPAPVTVPNVVGSTQAAAEAAVTKAGLKVGTITNSSHASVAAGRVISQTPGGGASVAAGSAVNLVVSTGPAPVTVPNVVGSTQAAAEAAVTKAGLKVGTVTNSSHASVAAGRVISQTPGAGASVAAGSAVNLVVSTGPAPVTVPNVVGSTQAAAEAAVTKAGLKVGTVTNSSHASVAAGRVISQTPGAGASVAAGSAVNLVVSTGPAPVTVPNVVGSTQAAAEAAVTKAGLKVGTITNSSHASVAAGRVISQTPGGGASVAAGSAVNLVVSTGPAPVTVPNVVGSTQAAAEAAVTKAGLKVGTITNSSHASVAAGRVISQTPGAGASVAAGSAVNLVVSTGPAPVTVPNVVGSTQAAAEAAVTKAGLKVGTITNSSHASVAAGRVISQTPGAGRV from the coding sequence ATGAACGCCGCAGACCAACAGCTTAATGATGTCCGGAAACTCAAACGAAGTGAATGCCATGGTTGGCTGATACATCTTTTTCAGGTCATGGTTGTGGTGGGTATGTTGGTCCCCACCTTCGCCTTGCCGACAGTATGGGCTGAAGATGTCCCCGATGTGGTTGGATTGAGTCAGGGGGCGGCGGAGTCGGCCATTACGGGAGCGGGCCTGACCGTGGGGTCCATCACGTTTGCCAACCATGCCTCGGTGCCTTCGGGAAGTGTCATCAGTCAAACGCCGGGAGGCGGGGCGAGTGTAGCGGCGGGCAGCGCGGTGAACCTGGTGGTGTCGACGGGCCCGGCGCCGATGACCGTCCCGAATGTGGTGGGAAACACGCAGGCGGCGGCGGAGTCGGCTATTGTGGGGGCGGGCTTGGTCGTGGGGTCCATCACGTCTGCCAACCATGCCTCGGTGCCTTCGGGAAGTGTCATCAGTCAAACGCCGGGAGGCGGGGCGAATGTAGCGGCGGGCAGCGCGGTGAACCTGGTGGTGTCGACGGGCCCGGCGCCGGTGACCGTCCCGAATGTGGTGGGAAACACGCAGGCGGCGGCGGAGTCGGCTATTGTGGGGGCGGGCTTGGTCGTGGGGTCCATCACGTCTGCCAACCATGCCTCGGTGCCTTCGGGAAGTGTCATCAGTCAAACGCCGGGAGGCGGGGCGAGTGTAGCGGCGGGCAGCGCGGTGAACCTGGTGGTGTCGACGGGTCCGGCGCCGGTCACCGTCCCGAATGTGGTGGGGAGCACGCAGGCGGCGGCGGAGTCGGCTATTGTGGGGGCGGGCTTGGTCGTGGGGTCCATCACGTCTGCCAACCATGCCTCGGTGCCTTCGGGAAGTGTCATCAGTCAAACGCCGGGAGGCGGGGCGAGTGTAGCGGCGGGCAGCGCGGTAAACCTGGTGGTGTCGACGGGCCCGGCGCCGGTGACCGTCCCGAATGTGGTGGGAAACACGCAGGCGGCGGCGGAGTCGGCTATTGTGGGGGCGGGCTTGGTCGTGGGGTCCATCACGTCTGCCAACCATGCCTCGGTGCCTTCGGGAAGTGTCATCAGTCAAACGCCGGGAGGCGGGGCGAGTGTAGCGGCGGGCAGCGCGGTGAACCTGGTGGTGTCGACGGGCCCGGCACCGGTGACCGTCCCGAATGTGGTGGGAAGCACGCAGGCCGCGGCGGAGGCTGCGGTCACCAAGGCGGGCCTGAAGGTCGGGACCATCACGAACAGCAGTCATGCGTCGGTGGCCGCGGGGCGGGTCATCAGTCAAACGCCGGGAGGCGGGGCGAGTGTAGCGGCGGGCAGCGCGGTGAACCTGGTGGTGTCGACGGGCCCGGCGCCGGTCACCGTCCCGAATGTGGTGGGAAGCACGCAGGCCGCGGCGGAGGCTGCGGTCACCAAGGCGGGCCTGAAGGTCGGGACCATCACGAACAGCAGTCATGCCTCGGTGGCTGCGGGGCGGGTCATCAGTCAAACGCCGGGAGGCGGGGCGAGTGTAGCGGCGGGCAGCGCGGTGAACCTGGTGGTGTCGACGGGCCCGGCGCCGGTCACCGTCCCGAATGTGGTGGGAAGCACGCAGGCCGCGGCAGAGGCTGCGGTCACCAAGGCGGGCCTGAAGGTCGGGACCGTTACGAACAGCAGTCATGCCTCGGTGGCTGCGGGGCGGGTCATCAGTCAAACGCCGGGGGCCGGGGCGAGTGTAGCGGCGGGCAGCGCGGTGAACCTGGTGGTGTCGACGGGCCCGGCGCCGGTGACCGTCCCGAATGTGGTGGGAAGCACGCAGGCCGCGGCGGAGGCTGCGGTCACCAAGGCGGGCCTGAAGGTCGGGACCGTTACGAACAGCAGTCATGCCTCGGTGGCTGCGGGGCGGGTCATCAGTCAAACGCCGGGGGCCGGGGCGAGTGTAGCGGCGGGCAGCGCGGTGAACCTGGTGGTGTCGACGGGCCCGGCGCCGGTGACCGTCCCGAATGTGGTGGGAAGCACGCAGGCCGCGGCGGAGGCTGCGGTCACCAAGGCGGGCCTGAAGGTCGGGACCATCACGAACAGCAGTCATGCGTCGGTGGCCGCGGGGCGGGTCATCAGTCAAACGCCGGGAGGCGGGGCGAGTGTAGCGGCGGGCAGCGCGGTGAACCTGGTAGTGTCGACGGGCCCGGCGCCGGTGACCGTCCCGAATGTGGTGGGAAGCACGCAGGCCGCGGCGGAGGCTGCGGTCACCAAGGCGGGCCTGAAGGTCGGGACCATCACGAACAGCAGTCATGCCTCGGTGGCTGCGGGGCGGGTCATCAGTCAAACGCCGGGGGCCGGGGCGAGTGTAGCGGCGGGCAGCGCGGTGAACCTGGTGGTGTCGACGGGCCCGGCGCCGGTCACCGTCCCGAATGTGGTGGGGAGCACGCAGGCCGCGGCGGAGGCTGCGGTCACCAAGGCGGGCCTGAAGGTCGGGACCATCACGAACAGCAGTCATGCCTCGGTGGCTGCGGGGCGGGTCATCAGTCAAACGCCGGGGGCCGGGCGAGTGTAG